Proteins encoded by one window of Rubrobacter indicoceani:
- a CDS encoding T-complex 10 C-terminal domain-containing protein: protein MDVEFQRAQGAGAEGAFMRNVASDGTLISAAVITQARYDYLGADRCRVEFSYEYQLSPNVGSYSGSKSAGYVSFKAYENTSSSTTCSLSDQFVHSSVTNPFVKDSVDYASSNTGYFRFSARDLKVGSPEVFFGPVIKPGENSVWRNPVYDWGSTTAPPEVTPVEGDYLASPQESDSFYDAIKSDPEYNPATDDVPETQNEQHERRKNELIPLHGPEIGTETNPDGSVTTRFEDGTSLTTWPNGDETVRTPEGKEVTRYADGTREEWDPATRRLTTTYPDGTTRVRQYPQDGTNTRPDANTTPTSDQWTGPAGNTISRPSTEQYPETIQRPAPGTSTGSPGTPTDPPTDPALSCPVAKKPNLVVPPINFEEKFPFSLILAAMKTLGQLVGTPQAPVFQLPMLGEQNLSRFDPYMSVIRTVWLVLIGGILMPIMFYRLIKGGGE from the coding sequence TTGGATGTTGAGTTCCAGCGTGCTCAGGGTGCTGGTGCTGAGGGTGCTTTCATGCGCAACGTTGCTAGTGATGGAACGCTCATAAGTGCTGCAGTCATTACTCAGGCCCGCTATGACTACCTCGGTGCTGATCGGTGTCGTGTTGAGTTTAGTTATGAGTATCAGCTATCTCCCAATGTTGGGTCTTACAGCGGGTCAAAGAGCGCAGGTTATGTATCTTTTAAGGCTTACGAGAACACAAGTAGTTCAACCACTTGCTCACTTTCTGACCAGTTTGTTCACTCCTCGGTTACTAACCCGTTTGTCAAGGATTCTGTGGATTATGCTTCTTCTAACACCGGCTATTTCCGTTTTAGTGCTCGTGATCTTAAGGTTGGTTCACCTGAGGTTTTCTTCGGTCCGGTAATCAAACCCGGTGAGAATTCTGTTTGGCGTAACCCAGTTTATGACTGGGGATCAACAACCGCTCCTCCCGAGGTTACTCCTGTTGAGGGAGATTACCTTGCGTCTCCCCAGGAATCCGATTCATTTTATGACGCTATTAAGAGCGACCCCGAGTACAACCCTGCAACCGATGATGTGCCGGAAACTCAGAACGAGCAGCACGAACGCCGCAAAAATGAGCTGATCCCCCTCCACGGTCCGGAGATCGGTACAGAGACCAATCCCGACGGCTCCGTAACCACGAGGTTCGAGGACGGCACCAGCCTCACCACTTGGCCCAACGGTGATGAAACCGTTAGAACTCCCGAGGGTAAAGAAGTCACCCGCTACGCCGACGGCACACGCGAGGAATGGGATCCCGCCACACGCCGCCTGACAACAACTTACCCTGACGGCACTACGCGCGTCCGGCAGTACCCGCAGGACGGTACCAACACCCGGCCCGACGCTAACACCACGCCCACCTCCGACCAGTGGACCGGCCCTGCAGGTAACACTATCAGCAGACCCTCTACGGAACAGTATCCGGAGACCATCCAGCGACCAGCTCCCGGCACGTCCACCGGATCACCCGGTACTCCTACAGACCCGCCAACCGACCCGGCCCTCTCCTGCCCTGTTGCGAAAAAGCCGAATCTGGTTGTACCCCCGATCAACTTCGAGGAGAAATTCCCGTTCTCGCTGATCCTCGCCGCCATGAAAACCCTTGGCCAGCTCGTCGGTACCCCACAAGCCCCCGTTTTTCAGCTCCCCATGCTCGGTGAGCAGAACCTGTCCCGCTTCGACCCCTACATGTCCGTCATTCGTACCGTCTGGCTAGTCCTGATCGGCGGCATCCTCATGCCGATCATGTTCTACCGCCTGATAAAAGGAGGAGGAGAGTAA